The DNA region CCCCCCGCCCGTGCCCCGACGCGCGCCCAAAAAAAGGCCGCGATCGCTCGCGGCCTTTCTCGACATCATGGCGAGGCGGTCAGTCCGCCGGCGCCACGTTGACGCGGACCCGCAGGCGCTCGCCCGGGTCGTAGTTCAGGCGCGAGACGTAGACCTCACCGCGATATCGGTATTCGACATCGTAGCCGGCGATGCGGCGCTGCTCGGAGACCGAGCTCACGTCGCGGCAGCGGGTTTCGGTGCTCTCGTAAGTGCGGTCGCCGTTGTGGGAGATGTTGTTGCCCACGGCGCCGCCGGCCACCGCGCCAACCACGGTGGCGGCCTTACGGCCGTCGCCCTTGCCGACGGTATTGCCCAGGACACCACCGACCACCGCGCCGAGGATGGTGCCGGCGGTGCTGTTGCCACTGGACTCACGACGGACGACTGGCTGGTCGTAGCACTCCTGACGCGGCGTCTCGACACGCGCGACGCCGTAGACGGGGTCCACGCGCAGCACGTCGGCCCAGCCGAAATGGGTGTTGTCATCCGGACCCACGGCACCCGGGGGTGGCGGCGGTGGCGCATAACGGCCGTCCTGGGCGCTGGCGCCAGAGGCGAAAACGGCGAGGATGAGCGCAGGGATAAGCAGGCGAGACATGTAGGAAAACCTCCAGCCAGGCGCACGGGCGCGCCTACTGGTACGCATTTCATCAAGTTCACGCTGAATCCACGCTTAGAACCTCGCGCGGGCGAATTCACGCACGATGTCAACCGATTCGCGCCACGTGCGTGCGCCCGGGAAGGCGGCGGGCTTGTTACTATCTGCGACCGGCCGCCCGCCGCGCCCGTCCACGGATCCACGATGCCGATCTCGCTCTACAACACCTTGTCGCGCCGCACGGAGGCGTTCACCCCGATCGATCCGAACCGGGTGACGATGTACGTCTGTGGGCCGACCGTCTACAACTACATCCATATCGGCAATGCCCGGCCGCCGGTCGTGTTCGACGTGCTGGCGCGGCTGATCCGCCGCCACTACCCGAATCTCGTGTACGCGCGGAACATCACCGACGTCGACGACAAGATCAACGCCGCCGCGTCCGCCGCGGGCGTGCCGATCGGTCAGATCACCGAGCGATTCACTCAGGCCTATCGTGAGGACATGGCCCGGCTGGGCGTCGCGGCGCCGGACGTCGAACCCCACGCCACGGACCACATTCCACAGATCGTGGCGATGATCGAGCGTCTGATCGCCTCCGGCCACGCCTACGAGGCCGAGGGCCATGTCCTCTTCCATGTGGAGTCGTATGCCGAGTACGGCGCCCTTTCCGGTCGCGACCCGGAGGACCTGATCGCCGGCGCCCGTGTCGAGGTGGCTCCGTACAAGAAGAGCCCCGGTGACTTCGTGCTCTGGAAGCCCTCCGACGCCACCCTGCCCGGCTGGGACAGTCCCTGGGGCCGTGGCCGTCCGGGCTGGCACATCGAGTGCTCGGCCATGAGCGAAGCCCATCTGGGTGAGACCATCGACATCCATGCCGGCGGCGTCGACCTGACGTTCCCGCACCACGAAAACGAAATCGCCCAGAGCGTCTGCGCCCACGGCGGCAAGACCTTTGCGCGCTACTGGCTGCATAACGGCATGCTGACCTTCGACGGTCGCAAGATGTCGAAGTCGCTGGGTAACGTGCTTCAGCTGCACGAACTGCTGGGCAGACACCCCGGCGAAGCGCTGCGCCTGATGCTCCTGCGCGGGCATTACCGCCAGCCGCTGGACTGGTCGGAAAGCGCACTCACCCAGTCCGTGCGTACACTGGACGGCTGGTACGGCGCCCTGCGCGACATGGCGGATGTCGATGCCGGCGATGCGGTCATGCCAGCGGCCGTCGAAGCGGCCCTGTGCGACGACCTCAACACCCCGCAGGCCCTGGCGGAGATCTCCCAGCTGGCCGACGCGGCACGCCGCGCCACGGGCGACGAGCGCGCCGCCGCCAAGGCG from Luteibacter mycovicinus includes:
- a CDS encoding glycine zipper 2TM domain-containing protein yields the protein MSRLLIPALILAVFASGASAQDGRYAPPPPPPGAVGPDDNTHFGWADVLRVDPVYGVARVETPRQECYDQPVVRRESSGNSTAGTILGAVVGGVLGNTVGKGDGRKAATVVGAVAGGAVGNNISHNGDRTYESTETRCRDVSSVSEQRRIAGYDVEYRYRGEVYVSRLNYDPGERLRVRVNVAPAD
- the cysS gene encoding cysteine--tRNA ligase: MPISLYNTLSRRTEAFTPIDPNRVTMYVCGPTVYNYIHIGNARPPVVFDVLARLIRRHYPNLVYARNITDVDDKINAAASAAGVPIGQITERFTQAYREDMARLGVAAPDVEPHATDHIPQIVAMIERLIASGHAYEAEGHVLFHVESYAEYGALSGRDPEDLIAGARVEVAPYKKSPGDFVLWKPSDATLPGWDSPWGRGRPGWHIECSAMSEAHLGETIDIHAGGVDLTFPHHENEIAQSVCAHGGKTFARYWLHNGMLTFDGRKMSKSLGNVLQLHELLGRHPGEALRLMLLRGHYRQPLDWSESALTQSVRTLDGWYGALRDMADVDAGDAVMPAAVEAALCDDLNTPQALAEISQLADAARRATGDERAAAKAALLGGAGLLGLLQEDPESWFRQGNPGECIDEAAIEALLEERRAARAAKDFARSDAIRDQLRELGIAIEDGAQGTRWSVVKA